A region from the Citrobacter koseri ATCC BAA-895 genome encodes:
- the azoR gene encoding FMN-dependent NADH-azoreductase: MSKVLVLKSSILAGYSQSGQLSDYFVEQWREKHPADAITVRDLAANPVPVLDGELVGALRPSDAPLTPRQQDALALSDELIAELQAHDVIVIAAPMYNFNIPTQLKNYFDLVARAGVTFRYTEKGPEGLVTGKRAVILSSRGGIHKDTPTDLIAPYLKVFLGFIGITDVNFVFAEGIAYGPEVAAKAQSDAKAAIDSVVAA; encoded by the coding sequence ATGAGCAAAGTATTAGTTCTTAAATCCAGTATTCTGGCAGGGTACTCTCAGTCTGGTCAGTTGTCTGATTATTTTGTTGAACAGTGGCGCGAAAAGCATCCTGCGGATGCGATCACCGTGCGCGACCTGGCCGCGAATCCTGTTCCGGTACTGGATGGCGAACTGGTGGGTGCCCTGCGCCCGAGCGACGCTCCGCTGACTCCGCGTCAACAGGACGCGCTGGCGCTGTCCGACGAGCTGATCGCGGAACTGCAAGCGCACGATGTGATCGTCATTGCGGCGCCAATGTACAACTTCAACATCCCGACTCAGTTGAAAAACTATTTTGACCTGGTTGCCCGCGCAGGCGTCACCTTCCGTTACACCGAGAAAGGGCCGGAAGGTCTGGTGACCGGTAAACGTGCGGTGATTCTCTCCAGCCGTGGCGGTATCCACAAAGATACGCCGACAGACCTGATCGCACCGTACCTGAAAGTCTTCCTGGGCTTTATTGGTATCACCGACGTGAACTTCGTGTTTGCTGAAGGGATTGCTTACGGCCCGGAAGTCGCGGCCAAAGCGCAGTCTGACGCCAAAGCGGCGATTGACAGCGTTGTTGCTGCATAA
- a CDS encoding aldo/keto reductase family oxidoreductase produces the protein MASHGNSATFSLGSRQVKRLGYGAMQLAGPGVFGPPRDRHVALTVLREAISLGVNHIDTSDFYGPHVTNQIIREALHPYPDDLAIVTKIGARRGEDASWLPAFSPAELKQAVHDNLRNLGLDVLDVVNLRVMFGDGHGPHEGSIEESFSVLAELQQQGLVKHIGLSNVTAKQVAEARKIAEIVCVQNEYNIAHRQDDALIDALAGEGIAYVPFFPLGGFTPLQSSTLSDVAASLNATPMQVALAWLLQRSANILLIPGTSSVTHLRENMAAGDLQLSDEVLAVLNGMNA, from the coding sequence ATGGCAAGTCACGGTAATTCAGCGACGTTTTCTCTCGGTTCCCGGCAGGTAAAACGGCTGGGGTATGGGGCCATGCAACTGGCAGGACCTGGTGTATTTGGCCCGCCGAGAGACCGTCACGTCGCGCTGACGGTGCTTCGGGAGGCGATTTCGCTGGGTGTGAATCACATTGATACCAGCGATTTTTACGGCCCGCATGTTACGAACCAAATCATTCGAGAAGCGCTGCATCCGTATCCTGACGATCTGGCGATCGTTACCAAAATTGGCGCCCGTCGCGGGGAAGATGCGTCGTGGTTGCCCGCTTTCTCGCCTGCGGAATTGAAGCAGGCGGTTCACGATAATCTGCGTAATCTCGGACTTGATGTGCTGGATGTGGTCAACCTGCGCGTTATGTTCGGCGACGGTCATGGCCCGCATGAAGGATCTATCGAAGAGAGTTTTAGCGTGCTGGCAGAACTTCAGCAGCAGGGGCTGGTGAAGCATATCGGTCTGAGCAATGTCACCGCGAAACAGGTGGCTGAGGCGAGGAAGATTGCCGAAATTGTTTGCGTGCAGAATGAGTACAACATTGCCCATCGCCAGGATGACGCACTCATTGACGCGCTGGCGGGCGAGGGTATCGCTTATGTGCCGTTCTTCCCGCTGGGCGGGTTTACGCCGTTGCAGTCATCAACGCTCTCCGACGTTGCCGCCAGCCTGAATGCGACGCCAATGCAGGTTGCGCTGGCATGGTTGCTGCAACGTTCAGCCAATATCCTGTTAATTCCGGGAACGTCGTCAGTGACGCATTTGCGTGAAAATATGGCGGCAGGGGATTTGCAACTTTCGGATGAGGTTCTTGCGGTGCTGAATGGCATGAATGCCTGA
- a CDS encoding YnbE family lipoprotein, whose protein sequence is MKTMIAMLALFLLAGCTPRIEVAAPKEPITINMNVKIEHEIHIKVDKDVESLLKSRSDLF, encoded by the coding sequence ATGAAAACGATGATTGCCATGCTGGCGCTCTTCTTACTGGCGGGCTGTACGCCGCGTATTGAAGTTGCAGCGCCGAAGGAACCGATCACCATCAATATGAACGTCAAAATTGAGCATGAAATTCATATCAAGGTTGATAAGGACGTGGAAAGTTTATTGAAGTCACGCAGTGATTTGTTCTGA
- a CDS encoding YdbL family protein: MKKQLRATVLILSLLSCNAIALTLSEARTQGRVGETLNGYLVALATDPETRSLVSEINKERSASYQQLAKSHQIPVDEVAKMAGQKLVDRAKPGEYVQGINGKWLKK; encoded by the coding sequence ATGAAAAAACAGCTTAGAGCGACCGTTCTTATCCTGAGTTTATTGAGCTGCAACGCCATCGCGTTGACCCTGAGCGAAGCGAGAACGCAAGGGCGAGTGGGGGAAACGCTTAATGGTTATCTGGTGGCGCTGGCAACCGATCCAGAAACGCGCTCGCTCGTCAGCGAGATTAATAAAGAGCGTAGCGCCAGTTATCAACAGCTGGCGAAAAGCCATCAGATTCCGGTGGATGAGGTGGCGAAAATGGCCGGACAAAAGCTGGTCGACCGTGCAAAGCCGGGTGAGTATGTGCAGGGCATTAACGGTAAGTGGCTGAAAAAGTAA